Below is a window of Cytobacillus firmus DNA.
AATCGAACGAACCCTTTCTCGGATCCCATGGTTGTTCCGGGAACATATATGACACCCCGTTTTATTGACTCTTCAAGCAGCTGATTTTCATTGTGCTCTTTTTTGATCCGGCACCAAAGATGTATTCCGCCTTGCGGTGTACTAAATTCCACTTGGTCTTCCAGAAACTGATTCAGGCTTGAAACAATTGAGTTTCTCCGCTGTTCCAATTGCCTGGTCAGAAATTTTAAATGTGACTCAAAGCCTGCGGACTCAATAAAATCATTCGCAATCCATTGCGAATAGCTTCCATGGCCGAAATCCACCTGCTGCTTGGCATCTGATAGCCGCTCAATTACCGATCTGGGGCCGATGATCCAGCCGATTCTAAGCCCGGAAGCGACAATTTTGGTCAAAGAACTAATATATAAAACAATGCCATCGCGATCCAGGGATTTGAGTGTATTCATTTTTTCACCGGTAAAGGGTGTTAGGCTGTAAGGATCATCTTCCACCACCGGAATCCCGTATTCAGAGGACAATTCAAGGATTTTTCTGCGCCTGTCTTCAGGAAGCAATGTGCCTGTTGGGTTTTGAAAAATAGGATTTAAAAAGATCATCTTTATTCGATGCTTTTTATATAAGGCTATAATATCATCAGGATTTACTCCATGCTTGCCTGTTTTTAAATAATAGGTTTTGACTCCGGCTGATTTAAAGATTGGCAGGCTGTAGTGATAAGAGGGATCCTCGATGGCAACAGAGTCCCCGGGTTTTAAGAGGCATTGGACGACAAGGTGCAGGGCCTGCTGGGCACCGGATGTAATAAGTATGGAAGAAGGGCTGGTCTCGATGTCCCGGTACTCTTTTACATGATCAGCCAGTGTACTTCTCAGAATTTCATTTCCCTGCGGGTGATCGTACCCCAGTGTCCCGATAAAAGAGCGATTAGAAGTAATTTCTCTTAGAGAAGCCAAAGGAAAGAGGTCGTGAGAGAGTTCCCCGCTGGCCAGGTTGATCAGTTTTGTCTCTGCCAGTTCTTTATGTATCCTTTGTGTGACTGGCAAGTTGGGCAAAAAGGAGCCTGCTTCAATATACCGGTTCCAGCTTGGAATACGTCTTTTCGCCATTCCCCAAATATCCTTGCTGACCATCGTACCGCTTCCCCGGTTTCGTTCGACGATCCCGTTTGACTCCAGTTCATCATATGCAGCAACAACCGTGCTTCTATTGATATCAAACTGTTTTGCTAATCCTCTTTCTGAGGGAAGCGGTTTGTCTGGCGGGAAGGTGCCATCTGCTATTCCTTTTTCTATATACATCGCCAGCTGCTTATAAATAGGTGTTTTTAATTTTCTATCAGGTTTCCAATCCAATTGAAACATCCTTTTATAAAAAAATGAGTTTTGTAATATTATATCAGCTCTTTGAAAAATTATCGGCTGCAATATTGAGTAAAAGTTCATGTTGACTTTTGAAACTGTAAATATTATTATTACAGTATATCCTGTAAAATAAATGAATGCAGATTAATGGTGTGTTAACTGTAATTTTTATTATTACATTTTAAAAAGACGAATACAATAGAGGGAGTGTTTTAAATGGTGAATCTATTCTTATCTTCAAGCTGCGGTTCCTGCCGGAAAGCACGTGCGTGGCTTGAGGAGCATCAAATTGAGTATGTGGAAAGGAACATAGTAACGGAGCCGCTTACAGTCGATGAAATTAAATCGATTCTTCGTCTTACTGAGAATGGGACCGAGGAGATTATTTCAACTAAATCAAAAGCTTACCAGGAGCTTAACGTGAATATTGATTCAATGCCGCTGAAAGAGTTATATCAATTAATCATTGATAACCCGCAAATGCTCCGCAGACCGATTATACTGGATGAAAAAAGACTGCAGGTAGGCTTTAACGAGGATGAAATTCGCAGCTTCCTTCCTCGGAAGTTTCGTACGTTTTCATACAATGAACTGCAAAGATTGGCTAACTAGACAGCGCCAGTCTGTAAATTCTTGACAAGTCATTCTGTAACACTTAGTCTTACAGTACAGTATCAGAAATATAGGAGGCCGGCCATGAATAGCGATTTTACTCTTGCCATTCACAGTCTAACTTATCTCGCTCTGCAGCTGGATCGCATGTCAACGAGCGATGCGATTTCTGAAAGTGCAGGTGTCCATCCGGTCCGCATCCGAAAAGTCCTGAGTTTATTAAAAAAACATGGATTTATCAAATCAAAAGAGGGAACGGGCGGCGGATTTATTTTTGCCCGGGATTTAAGTGAAGTGAATCTTTGGGATATTTATAAGATTACATCTGAAGGTGCACTTCAGCCGAAGTGTCCGGATTCAAATGAAGCGTGTGTAGTGGGTGCGAATATGCAAAGAGTTCTGATCAGCATCTTTTTAGGTGCAGAGGAACATTTGGGAGAATATTTGAAGCACTATACCTTAAAAGATATTGTTGATCTTATCCATAAAGAAAAATAATTGGGAGCTTCCAGGCTTTCCAGCAGCTGAAATGTAATAAAAAAAGTTACAGTTTTAAAAAACACTTCGAAGAAGGTGAATTAAATGATGTCCAACCATAATGCGATTTTAAAAACGGGAGATTGGGTTAAGGGGAAATCCCGAGAAGGGGAACTGATCATTGGCTATATCGAGAACCTTGAAGAAGGAATTATTAAGACAAAGGTGATTTCGAGTGATAATAAAACCATTGAAGGCAAAATCATTCCCCTGCAGAGCAAACAGGTTAAGAAAATGCCCGCGGCGAAAGTGGCCAACAAGGAACAGATTCATTTCCTGATTGATCTTGCTCTTTCCACTGGAGATGAAGAATGGTTCTTTGAATTGACTTCGAAGCTTAACTCGATGAGAGAGCTTGTTAAGGGTGTTAAATAAATCCGGGGAAGTGCCTGTGTCAGTCTGCTTATCAGCAGGTGGATGCAGGCACTTTGTTTTTATTTTGTAGTTATTCCCATAAAAATACCATTTGAAGAGGGATTAGAGCTTGGATTTCGAATATATTATTCCAGGTGGGTTACCACTATTTTTGTAAGTTTTAATATCGCGTATCGGCTGATTGGGAGGATAGTCTTTGATAAAAATACTTCGAATAGTTTTGTCTGTTGTTATTATTCCGTTAGCACTTTATATGTTAATTACTCATAACTTTGAGTGGATGCCCTTTAATTTGTTTTTGCTAAGCTTGTTTATGATGGTGATGGGGACGGATGAGTTTATAAAAGGCAGAATACAGTATAGGTATCTAAATTTAGCTGTTTCATTTTTTATGGTTTTTGTTGCTTTTTATATTTGGTGAAAGGTCGCATGTGAGTAATCGTGCAATTTTATTAAAAGGAATGATGTTATATCAAATACAATATCAGTCAAATGCTGGCAAGAAAAATAATAGCGGCATCCATAACAGGGTCGCTGTTCTCTGTTATGTTAGGTCTGATTACAGCGGATACGTTTGCCGGAGAAGTTAATTCAGCTGGCGATTATTTTCAGGGAGTTATATTGTCCATTCCCTTCTATCTTCTGTACAGCTTCCCGGTCATTTTGGTTTATGGCACAGTAACTTCCGTCATTAGTGACTGCATAGTCTTTTTTTTTCGAATCATACAAACAGGAAACTGGAATTTTATATTTCATTACTTCTTCACCTGCTTTTTGGATTAATTTTGCTTGGATTAAGTTTAGCTGCAGCTGTATTATTTTTTGTTGCGGATATTGTTTTACGCCGTAAACAAATCGGCGGCTGGAGAAATGCTTTGAAATCATTATGTTTGCCGGTTTTCATCTGGATTGTGTTTATGGGCGGCATGTATCTTATGGATGTTGGTGGGATTTGATGTGTATTGTCCGAGTCAGCCTATGTTTGTCCGAACACAATGGAATTCCAAGATGCAAATATCACAATACACCATTCCCTCCATTGCCCATAAACTGAAATCGGGGTGATGAATATGTTTAGACTAAACCAAAAAGATATAGAATCCTATCATCAAAACTATTTCCGCCCGTCCTGTTTGCGAGCGTTAAATCTAAGGTTTAGCAGCTGGGATTTCTTTGCTCCCTTCTATGACAAAACTCACGACCAAATCAAGATTCCTCCTCAATTGACCATAACCCCTGAAGACACGGTTCTCAACTACTTCAGTATTTTGCGGGAAGCTGAAAATATGTACGACAGGGGCTGCGGCACTATAGGCCAGGCAAAACTTCCTTTTCCCATTGCTTATAACTTTTTGTCTCAGGAATATCAGAATAAATTAAGCTATAAAGAATATGTTCATTTATTTTCCGGGATCGGGCATACAAGTTTAATAAAGCTATGCCGGGTTCCGGATAGAAAGCGGGGAATTAGATACTTTTATGAAATTGAAACGATTGAAGGGGCTGAAGGCAAGAAAGCTGAGTACTTCGGATATTCTTATGGTTTTATCAGTCTTGTAAAGGAACAGGAAGGTTTTCGGATTTCTGAGATGAGCAGGTTTGAGGAGGATTTCCTGTGTGCGCCATACCATGGCTGGGATCATGATGGGGAAGCTGTTGTTAAGGTGAAGTATGGACATTGGTGCCACTTAATAGAGCATATTTACCCAACGATTAGAAATGAGTACATTAAGAGCATTTATTTTCATGGTAAGGACGGAGCGGATTATTGCATTATCTTTGCGCTTTTAACCAATGGGACCGACATAGAAATCGCCCAATTCCGTAAAGCGGGAAATGAGGAGTGGGAGCAGGTGTACACGAAGCCGGAAGAGGATTGTGCAGGGGAATAAGGGAAAATTTTCACAGGCTGTTAAGTCGACAGCCTTTTTTCAAGATATGGATTTTGGGTTTACTTACCACTTTTAATGATGATACCCTTTAGGAAAGAGGTGGAAAAATGAACCTGATTCTGTTTGCTATTATTCACATTGTAATGGGGTATGCATTGATCTATACATATGGTAAATTGCCAAAAGCAATAGCCGCATTTGCATTCGTCTTTCTAACTATGAGTTTTCTTTATTGGGGAGCAGTGTTAATCAATTTTGCCAATTAGTTCAGCTGCCAGAGGGCGGCTTTTTATTTTTGACAAACAGCAGTTACAAAGAGGGATTCCATGACGATAAGGAATATGAAAAAGTATTTTAAGAGAATTATAGTAACATTATTATTTTCCTATTTTGTATATAGCACTTTTATAAATCTCGATTACAGAAATCATATGAAGCAAAGTCAGGAACGAAATTACCAGCATTTGCGAGCTATATCTGCAATTGGAGATAATCTGGCTCACAGGCTGGATGAATTCACGAGGATACCTATTGAGCAAGAGGATGAAAAGAAAGCTGAATTGTTTGGCTCATGGCGGGTTGTCAGCAGTGAGAGCAGGAGTATTTACTCCTATTTGTCCCGTATGTCCACTTTACATATGGAGGATGAGATCGATGACTGGAATTTGCTTCAATATAGTTTGTTTCGCGTTGATATGTTTATAGATGGCATGACTATTAAGTTTCTGGAAAACCGGTCATATCGGATAAGTGATGAAGAAAAAGAAAAAATGGATGCAGTTATTTCTGTGTATCGAAATGTCAGCAAAGAGGCAGAAAAGGAGTCTGTCGATATAGAAAGGCTCCTGGAATCTATACAGGAACCCATGCTGATTATAAATAATTATTATTCAGATGCCCTTGAAAAAACATATAGGAATTAACTAATACCCCCACAAAACGTGGGGGTCATGTTCACCAAATATAAGCGCCTTCACATGTATTGGCCTTAGGCTCATAATAGCAATGCTGTTTGAATTGCCCTGAGAAAGGCTGATCGTACCATGTTGGCGGACATGCAGCGTACGGGTTGAAATACCAGAGAGCAAACTTGGAAGGATGCTGTCTCCAATAATCTAACGTTTGTTTGGCCAACCTCTTTTCCACACTTCGTGCCCGGTTGTAAAAAACATTTCCTTTTTGTACAGCTTCAAAAGAATAATTCCCTCCCTGCACCTGGAAAATGACTTGCGGGATGGTCCTTAAGCCTTCAAAATCGAGGCAATTAGCTTTTCGGCGGTTGACGATTACATTCCCGACCATAAGCATCCCCAGTTTTCCTTCACCTTCGGCCTCTGCTCTCATCATCCTGGCCATTATTGCCACATCGCTGTCGGTATATTGTACTCTTGGCACTTTTTATCACCTCTAAAGGAATTGTATTAAGAAATTCTGCAAACATGTTACCAGGTTCAGTTTTAAACTTAGAAAATATTAATTGGGGGTGCAAACTGCATCGCGTTCAGCACCCCCTTATTAGTTATATAAATATTAGAGTTAATGAGCTTGCTAATTTATATGCTATGTCTGTTAGAGAAATGCAGAAAAGTAAACATTGGGTGAAACTTTCACTTTGGGAATTCGTACCACTATTTAAGGGGTGAGGTATCTTGAAAACTAAAGATGATAAAAGAGAAGTAAGCCTGAAAAATTTATTATATGGTATAGGCCTATTTATTTTCGGTGGTATGGCTTTAACAAATGTGACGACACCACTGCCATCAAAGGAGGAAACAAAAGAATTCCTTCTGTTTATTTTTGGATGTGCATTAATCTATTACTTTTTAGTAAGTGTATACTACTTAGGAGGATTATGGAGAAAGGTTTTTTATACGATGTTAATTCTGCTATTTCTGTTTAGTATATTTATGATTTTTTATTTGATAACACATTCAATACCGCACTAATAATAAGAAAGGACAAAGGGACAGGTATTCTGTCCCCTATTTCAGCTGGGACGATGAACCTGCCCCTCTGACCCGCAATACTCTTTAATCAGCCTAACTGCTTTTGTTTGGCTGATTCCAAGGTCGCTTGCTACTTTTCTGGAGGATTTATGAATCTGATAGGATCGTCTTACCAGGTTTCTTTTGGTCTCATCCAAAGCATTATCCAGAGTAGTGTAATGAGATGGGCAGACTGCTTGATTAGTACTTTCCTTGATCATGTCAGGGAGATCTGCAATCTGAATAATAGAGTTGCTGATGATGACTAATCTTTCAATCAGGTTTTCAAGCTGACGCACATTTCCCGGCCAGGAATAGTGAGTAAGGATATTTAGGCATTCTTCAGAAATGACTTTATTATCATTATATTTATGATTGAATTTATTCAGGAAATTGTAGGTAAGCGGGATGATATCTTCTCTTCTTTCCCGTAATGGCGGCAGGTGAATGTCAATGACATTTAAGCGATAAAACAAGTCTTCTCTAAATAACTTGTTTTCAATCATAGTCTGCAGATTCTGGTTGGTAGCCGCGATGATGCGGACATCAACTTTTTTCATTTCGCTGCTTCCTACAGGGATAAACTGTTTTTCCTGAATAAGCTGGAGAAGCTTAGCCTGCACGGATAGGGGCATTTCGCCGATTTCGTCCAGGAAGATGGTACCGCCGTCCGCTGCTTCTATTAATCCTTGTTTTCCTAACTTATTTGCCCCGGTGAAGGCGCCTTTTGAGTAGCCAAATAGTTCTGACTCCAATAATTCTTCCGGGATGGCCGCACAGTTAATAGCAAGAAAAGGTCGTTTATTTCGATTGCTGACTTTGTGAATATATTGAGAGAAGGCACCTTTTCCAGTTCCAGATTCTCCGAGAATCAGAATATTTGAATCAGTTGGAGCTACTTTTTTGCAAAACTCCAATATTCCTTTAATCTCCCCGCTATTGGTCACAATGGTGATTTCCTCATCTTCATCCTGCTGAGTTGATTTTGACTCAATTTGATCCTCAATCGCATTCATTATTTTCATTTTTTGTATTTCTGTAGATGTAATGACAACCAGTTCAATTTCATTTTTGTTATTTAAGATCGGGATGGCCGTAGTCATCAGCTCTGCCCCGATATAGGTCTGCTGTCTCATGTAGCACGGCTCTTTCCGCCGATAGACCTCAGGTACAATAGAAGGTTTCCAGTAGCCTTTTTCAAAAAGTTCCACATTGTACTTTCCGATGATGTCTTTTGGCTTAAGCCCGTAATGCCTCTCACATACCTTATTTACATATAAAATCCGCATTTCTCCATCCAAAACAAAGATCTCATCTGAGGAATAATCGAGAATTTTTAACAAGGTCTCCAGTGTCATTTCTACATTGCCTGTATTTGTTGGCATTTTCATTAGATGATCCCTCCTGAGTCATTTTTGGTTCGGATAAATCTGCGTAATGAGTCCATTTTAACTCAATATCACTTGTTTTTCAGTATATTTTTAATCTTTTGTTTAATTATAAAGGGTTTGCACTATTGGCACAGTACTTGCATTGAAAAGGAGTATAGAACGACATAAAGGAGGT
It encodes the following:
- a CDS encoding cell wall hydrolase, with the translated sequence MPRVQYTDSDVAIMARMMRAEAEGEGKLGMLMVGNVIVNRRKANCLDFEGLRTIPQVIFQVQGGNYSFEAVQKGNVFYNRARSVEKRLAKQTLDYWRQHPSKFALWYFNPYAACPPTWYDQPFSGQFKQHCYYEPKANTCEGAYIW
- a CDS encoding IDEAL domain-containing protein, with amino-acid sequence MMSNHNAILKTGDWVKGKSREGELIIGYIENLEEGIIKTKVISSDNKTIEGKIIPLQSKQVKKMPAAKVANKEQIHFLIDLALSTGDEEWFFELTSKLNSMRELVKGVK
- the spxA gene encoding transcriptional regulator SpxA; its protein translation is MVNLFLSSSCGSCRKARAWLEEHQIEYVERNIVTEPLTVDEIKSILRLTENGTEEIISTKSKAYQELNVNIDSMPLKELYQLIIDNPQMLRRPIILDEKRLQVGFNEDEIRSFLPRKFRTFSYNELQRLAN
- a CDS encoding sigma-54 interaction domain-containing protein; translation: MKMPTNTGNVEMTLETLLKILDYSSDEIFVLDGEMRILYVNKVCERHYGLKPKDIIGKYNVELFEKGYWKPSIVPEVYRRKEPCYMRQQTYIGAELMTTAIPILNNKNEIELVVITSTEIQKMKIMNAIEDQIESKSTQQDEDEEITIVTNSGEIKGILEFCKKVAPTDSNILILGESGTGKGAFSQYIHKVSNRNKRPFLAINCAAIPEELLESELFGYSKGAFTGANKLGKQGLIEAADGGTIFLDEIGEMPLSVQAKLLQLIQEKQFIPVGSSEMKKVDVRIIAATNQNLQTMIENKLFREDLFYRLNVIDIHLPPLRERREDIIPLTYNFLNKFNHKYNDNKVISEECLNILTHYSWPGNVRQLENLIERLVIISNSIIQIADLPDMIKESTNQAVCPSHYTTLDNALDETKRNLVRRSYQIHKSSRKVASDLGISQTKAVRLIKEYCGSEGQVHRPS
- a CDS encoding PLP-dependent aminotransferase family protein, yielding MDWKPDRKLKTPIYKQLAMYIEKGIADGTFPPDKPLPSERGLAKQFDINRSTVVAAYDELESNGIVERNRGSGTMVSKDIWGMAKRRIPSWNRYIEAGSFLPNLPVTQRIHKELAETKLINLASGELSHDLFPLASLREITSNRSFIGTLGYDHPQGNEILRSTLADHVKEYRDIETSPSSILITSGAQQALHLVVQCLLKPGDSVAIEDPSYHYSLPIFKSAGVKTYYLKTGKHGVNPDDIIALYKKHRIKMIFLNPIFQNPTGTLLPEDRRRKILELSSEYGIPVVEDDPYSLTPFTGEKMNTLKSLDRDGIVLYISSLTKIVASGLRIGWIIGPRSVIERLSDAKQQVDFGHGSYSQWIANDFIESAGFESHLKFLTRQLEQRRNSIVSSLNQFLEDQVEFSTPQGGIHLWCRIKKEHNENQLLEESIKRGVIYVPGTTMGSEKGFVRFTFGRENEANIHEGIKRFAEALINLE
- a CDS encoding RrF2 family transcriptional regulator → MNSDFTLAIHSLTYLALQLDRMSTSDAISESAGVHPVRIRKVLSLLKKHGFIKSKEGTGGGFIFARDLSEVNLWDIYKITSEGALQPKCPDSNEACVVGANMQRVLISIFLGAEEHLGEYLKHYTLKDIVDLIHKEK